CTTGCACATGGAAAGCATTGACGAAGTACTGGCAACGGCCATGCAGTGCCTTACTGCTGGCCGGCTTGCGCAGGCGGAGGCCGCATGTCGCCGCGTGTTGGCTTTCGAGCCAGAGCATGCGCGGGCGTGGCACCTGCTCGGAGGGATCGCCTGTGCCCGGGGCGCTCTAAAAGAAGCG
The sequence above is a segment of the Pirellulales bacterium genome. Coding sequences within it:
- a CDS encoding tetratricopeptide repeat protein encodes the protein MPSTEWNDLHMESIDEVLATAMQCLTAGRLAQAEAACRRVLAFEPEHARAWHLLGGIACARGALKEAADCVRRAVALAPNLAEAHGDLGLVLHQMGDLGAAEESYRRLPS